The following proteins are encoded in a genomic region of Triticum dicoccoides isolate Atlit2015 ecotype Zavitan chromosome 1B, WEW_v2.0, whole genome shotgun sequence:
- the LOC119337472 gene encoding probable calcium-binding protein CML11, producing the protein MSEAPATTAAAGDDPDATATANQQQQQQTQAQPETQDDADQLSELRQIFRSFDRNKDGSLTQLELGSLLRSLGLKPSTDELDALIHRADTNSNGLVEFSEFVALVSPELLDDRSPYSEDQLRRLFEIFDRDGNGFITAAELAHSMAKLGHALTAKELTGMIEEADTDGDGRINFREFSRAITAAAFDNVFS; encoded by the coding sequence ATGAGCGAGGCACCCGCGacgaccgccgccgccggagacgaccctgacgccaccgccaccgccaatcagcagcagcagcagcagacgcaGGCGCAGCCCGAGACGCAGGACGACGCGGACCAGCTGTCGGAGCTGCGGCAGATCTTCCGGTCCTTCGACCGCAACAAGGACGGCAGCCTAACGCAGCTGGAGCTGGGCTCCCTCCTTCGCTCCCTCGGTCTCAAGCCCAGCACCGACGAGCTCGACGCCCTCATCCACCGCGCCGACACCAACTCCAACGGCCTCGTCGAGTTCTCCGAGTTCGTCGCCCTCGTCTCCCCCGAGCTCCTCGACGACCGCTCCCCCTACTCCGAGGACCAGCTCCGCAGGCTCTTCGAGATCTTCGACCGCGACGGCAACGGCTTCAtcaccgccgccgagctcgcccaCTCCATGGCCAAGCTCGGCCACGCGCTCACCGCCAAGGAGCTCACCGGAATGATCGAGGAGGCCGACACCGACGGCGACGGCCGGATAAACTTCCGTGAGTTCTCCCGCGCCATCACGGCCGCCGCCTTCGACAACGTCTTCTCCTGA